A window of the Desulfobacula toluolica Tol2 genome harbors these coding sequences:
- a CDS encoding type II toxin-antitoxin system TacA family antitoxin, whose translation MDAATQNKNERINLRIKSSAKRLIDLAAGFEGKTVSHFILTCALERAAETVQEHQMMTLNTKDSRIFFDALAEPVRFNQKLTASFEEYDKRVISK comes from the coding sequence ATGGATGCAGCAACTCAAAATAAAAACGAACGGATCAATCTTCGTATAAAAAGCAGTGCAAAACGCCTTATAGATCTTGCGGCAGGTTTTGAGGGCAAGACAGTCAGTCATTTTATACTGACCTGTGCCCTGGAGCGTGCAGCGGAAACAGTACAGGAACATCAGATGATGACATTGAATACAAAAGATTCAAGGATCTTCTTTGATGCCCTGGCTGAGCCAGTGCGTTTTAATCAAAAATTGACCGCAAGCTTTGAAGAGTATGATAAACGCGTCATCAGCAAATGA